A stretch of Desulfitobacterium dichloroeliminans LMG P-21439 DNA encodes these proteins:
- the argH gene encoding argininosuccinate lyase, with the protein MKLWGGRFEKSTDALVEDFHSSISFDQRLYKQDIQGSIAHARMLGEIGVLTAEEAQEIIEGLKGILTDIQAGAIEFEIGAEDIHMNVEKLLTERVGTVGKKVHTGRSRNDQVALDLRLFLREEIDHTKDLLVALLRTILNLAKEHQETWMPGYTHMQKAQPITFAHHMMAYAQMLLRDLGRLRDTRKRLNVSPLGSGALAGTTFPLKREMVAAELGFDGITWNSLDGVSDRDFALEFLSAASIIMMHLSRLCEELVLWSTGEFQFVIMDDGYSTGSSIMPQKKNPDVAELVRGKTGRVYGDLMALLTVMKGLPLAYNKDMQEDKEQVFDAVDTVQKSLLVVEPMLRTIKVNKEAMAKGAKGGFTNATDLADYLAKKNVPFREAHEIVGKLVLYCSKRSCGLEDLTIEELQEQSPVFEEDLFTSIGIEYCVRQRNIPGGPSPTRVAQAIAWTEDALAQLSIQWISRLDFSRELK; encoded by the coding sequence ATGAAACTTTGGGGTGGCCGTTTCGAAAAATCCACAGATGCTTTGGTGGAGGATTTTCATTCTTCCATATCCTTTGACCAGCGCTTATATAAGCAGGATATACAGGGTAGCATTGCTCATGCACGGATGCTCGGGGAAATCGGGGTCCTGACCGCGGAAGAAGCGCAGGAGATTATCGAAGGCCTTAAAGGCATCTTAACGGATATCCAAGCTGGAGCGATCGAATTTGAAATAGGTGCTGAAGACATCCATATGAATGTGGAGAAACTCCTGACAGAACGGGTAGGCACCGTAGGTAAGAAGGTGCATACGGGAAGAAGTCGTAATGATCAAGTGGCTCTTGATCTACGCCTTTTCCTTAGGGAAGAAATCGATCACACCAAGGATTTGCTGGTGGCACTTCTGCGAACCATCCTTAACCTAGCCAAGGAACACCAAGAGACCTGGATGCCCGGTTATACTCATATGCAAAAAGCCCAACCGATTACCTTTGCTCACCATATGATGGCTTATGCCCAAATGCTGCTCAGGGACCTAGGTCGTCTTCGGGATACCCGTAAACGCCTCAACGTATCACCTCTAGGCTCCGGAGCTTTGGCCGGCACAACCTTTCCCCTTAAGCGGGAAATGGTAGCGGCTGAGCTGGGCTTTGACGGGATTACTTGGAACTCCCTTGATGGAGTCAGTGATCGGGACTTTGCTTTGGAATTCCTCAGTGCTGCTTCCATCATTATGATGCATCTTAGCCGCCTCTGTGAGGAGTTGGTGCTTTGGTCGACAGGAGAATTTCAATTCGTCATCATGGATGATGGTTACTCTACCGGATCGAGCATTATGCCGCAAAAGAAGAATCCTGATGTGGCAGAATTGGTCCGCGGCAAGACAGGTCGTGTCTACGGGGATCTAATGGCGCTACTCACCGTCATGAAAGGCCTTCCTTTGGCCTATAATAAAGACATGCAGGAGGATAAGGAGCAAGTCTTTGACGCTGTAGATACCGTGCAAAAGTCGCTCCTGGTAGTCGAACCCATGTTGAGAACCATAAAGGTCAATAAAGAGGCTATGGCAAAGGGTGCCAAGGGTGGCTTTACCAACGCTACCGATTTAGCCGATTACTTAGCTAAAAAGAACGTTCCCTTCCGAGAAGCTCATGAAATCGTGGGCAAGCTGGTTCTATACTGCTCAAAGCGAAGCTGTGGCTTAGAAGATCTAACCATAGAGGAGCTTCAAGAGCAATCTCCCGTGTTTGAAGAAGATCTCTTTACCAGCATCGGTATTGAATATTGTGTTCGTCAACGGAATATTCCCGGCGGTCCTTCACCAACACGTGTCGCTCAAGCCATTGCTTGGACAGAAGATGCCCTGGCACAACTGTCCATTCAGTGGATAAGCCGGTTAGATTTCAGTCGAGAGCTGAAGTAA
- a CDS encoding nicotinate phosphoribosyltransferase produces the protein MRDVALLTDLYQLTMMQGYYQNGYADKDAVFDLYFRKIPSGGGYAIAAGLEQVVEYIEGLQFSVDDLDYLKGLNLFAEDFLKVLQDFRFHGDIDAVPEGTVVFPYEPILRVKARISEAQLIETALLNIVNFETLIASKASRVVAATGGGSVMEFGLRRAQGPDAGIMGSRAAFIGGCQSTSNVLAGKRYGIPVSGTQAHSWIQCFPSELAAFRAYARTFPDQCLLLVDTYNVLKSGVPNAIQVGLELEAEGHPFLGIRIDSGDLTYLSREARKKLDAAGLKHAKIVGSNDLDEHTITAIRAQGAAIDSWGVGTHLITSKDTPALGGVYKLAAEGKDGLFEPRLKVSENISKITNPGIKKIVRFYDQQGKAMADLIALEDEQFQEPLTIFDPIQTWKRKTLTNFKTRELLVPVFRGGKRVYDLPNLKEIQTYAQRECDSLWDEVKRLVNPHHYIVDLSPKLFELRQSLLLEISNSVEKVSKTMK, from the coding sequence ATGCGTGATGTAGCGCTGCTAACAGATCTATATCAACTGACTATGATGCAAGGCTATTACCAAAATGGTTATGCGGATAAGGATGCAGTTTTTGATCTGTACTTTCGCAAAATTCCAAGCGGCGGCGGTTATGCCATCGCTGCCGGACTAGAGCAGGTTGTGGAGTATATTGAGGGTCTGCAGTTTTCCGTGGACGATCTGGATTACCTAAAGGGATTAAATCTATTTGCTGAGGATTTTCTCAAGGTCTTACAGGACTTCCGCTTTCATGGGGATATCGATGCCGTGCCCGAAGGTACGGTGGTGTTTCCCTATGAACCGATCCTGCGAGTGAAAGCGAGGATTTCAGAGGCTCAGTTGATTGAGACGGCGCTCTTAAACATCGTGAATTTTGAGACCCTGATCGCCAGCAAGGCTTCCCGGGTGGTGGCTGCCACCGGAGGGGGTAGTGTCATGGAATTTGGCCTCAGACGTGCCCAAGGACCTGACGCAGGAATTATGGGCTCGCGAGCCGCCTTTATCGGAGGGTGTCAATCGACTTCCAATGTGTTAGCAGGAAAGAGGTATGGGATACCCGTTTCCGGAACCCAGGCCCATAGTTGGATTCAATGCTTCCCTAGTGAATTGGCTGCGTTCCGTGCCTATGCTCGTACCTTCCCAGATCAGTGCCTGCTGTTGGTCGATACGTATAATGTCCTCAAATCGGGGGTCCCCAACGCCATTCAGGTGGGTTTAGAGCTGGAGGCAGAGGGACATCCTTTCTTAGGTATCCGCATTGACAGCGGTGATTTGACCTATCTATCCCGCGAAGCCCGCAAGAAGCTTGATGCTGCGGGCTTGAAGCATGCCAAGATTGTGGGCTCTAATGACTTGGATGAACACACCATCACGGCTATACGAGCTCAGGGAGCGGCTATCGATTCCTGGGGGGTGGGCACCCATCTGATTACATCTAAAGACACGCCTGCTTTAGGCGGAGTGTATAAGCTGGCTGCGGAAGGCAAAGATGGACTATTCGAACCGCGTCTTAAGGTCTCTGAGAATATCAGCAAGATTACCAATCCGGGTATTAAGAAGATCGTGCGTTTTTACGATCAACAAGGGAAAGCCATGGCTGATCTCATTGCCTTAGAAGACGAACAGTTTCAAGAGCCCTTGACTATCTTTGATCCCATCCAGACCTGGAAAAGGAAGACCCTGACCAATTTTAAGACTCGAGAGCTTCTGGTACCGGTTTTCCGAGGAGGCAAGCGGGTCTACGATCTTCCGAACCTTAAGGAGATTCAAACCTATGCTCAAAGGGAATGTGATAGCTTGTGGGATGAAGTAAAGCGTTTGGTTAACCCGCATCACTATATCGTAGACCTATCTCCTAAACTTTTCGAGCTGAGACAGTCCTTATTGCTGGAGATTAGCAATTCAGTGGAAAAGGTAAGCAAAACCATGAAATAA
- the argF gene encoding ornithine carbamoyltransferase, with translation MPVLDKEHFVGRDFICLQDFTPEEILHMLKVAKALKEERKAGIPHPVLQGKTLAMIFTKSSTRTRVAFEAGMIQLGGHALFLSNRDIQIGRGEPIKDTARVLSRMVDGIMIRTHSHQDVIELAQYAQIPIINGLSDFLHPTQVLADLLTIHEHKSRLEGLKMTYIGDGNNMAHSLMFAGKMGMHVVIASPPGYKPDPQVVATAQEHAKKNGGLVEWMEDPLVAAKEADVLYTDVWASMGQEEESQIRMKDFQGYQINGETMKAAKSSAIVMHCLPAHRGEEITEEVLEGAQSVVFDEAENRLHAHKAIMALLL, from the coding sequence ATGCCAGTTTTAGATAAGGAGCATTTTGTCGGGCGAGATTTTATTTGTCTTCAGGATTTTACTCCAGAAGAGATTTTACACATGCTAAAGGTAGCTAAAGCATTGAAGGAAGAGAGAAAAGCGGGTATTCCCCATCCGGTTCTGCAGGGGAAGACCTTAGCCATGATTTTTACCAAGTCATCGACACGTACACGCGTTGCCTTTGAAGCCGGTATGATTCAATTGGGAGGGCATGCCTTGTTTTTGAGCAACAGGGATATTCAAATCGGACGTGGGGAACCTATCAAAGATACGGCTCGAGTTTTATCTCGAATGGTGGATGGAATCATGATTCGGACCCATAGCCATCAAGATGTAATTGAGTTAGCCCAGTACGCTCAGATTCCCATCATCAATGGTTTGAGTGATTTTCTCCATCCGACCCAAGTTTTGGCTGATTTGCTCACCATCCACGAACATAAAAGTCGTCTGGAAGGCCTAAAGATGACTTACATTGGAGACGGTAACAACATGGCTCATTCTCTAATGTTTGCTGGAAAAATGGGTATGCATGTCGTAATTGCATCACCTCCTGGCTATAAACCAGATCCCCAAGTAGTAGCCACCGCTCAAGAGCATGCCAAGAAGAACGGTGGCCTAGTGGAATGGATGGAGGATCCACTTGTCGCAGCCAAGGAAGCGGATGTGCTTTATACGGATGTTTGGGCTAGTATGGGACAGGAAGAAGAGTCTCAAATCCGCATGAAAGATTTCCAAGGGTATCAAATTAACGGTGAAACCATGAAAGCAGCAAAATCCTCTGCCATTGTCATGCATTGTCTCCCCGCCCATAGGGGTGAGGAAATCACCGAAGAGGTTCTAGAAGGGGCGCAGTCCGTTGTTTTTGATGAAGCGGAAAATAGGCTTCATGCTCATAAAGCAATCATGGCATTATTGCTTTAA
- a CDS encoding IS30 family transposase, whose protein sequence is MANQKHLTFDERVTISSLLDKTYSFKAIAKELDKDCTTISKEVRRHIIFKRIGCQGNAYNACRHRYTCDHRLLCTPCHYSHRPSFCRRCKLCNAMCPSFECQLCPRHAKPPYVCNGCDKLNKCTLEKRFYHAAPAHTEYQAVLSEARQGISLSEDEVKHLDSIISPLIKKGQSLNHICANNKDSLMVSKSTLYRLIDFNIFTARNIDMPRKVRYAKRKIKRQLKVDKACRIGRTYNDFQHFLNENPHLPLVEMDTVEGRKGGKVLLTLHFVKAEFMLAFLRQTNDSQSVITILEDLQLNLGQDIFMRVMPILLTDNGSEFSNPNALEFDQQQNRRTHLFYCDASSPGQKGSAERNHELIRYFIPKGTRMDEFTQVDISRMMDNINSYSRQSLGNKCPYDMLAFLYGEDLLKALGCHKIPPNEVIMNSSLFKETAVHCLGNPWGYTDESGRETSYLDAYRAIEEQRKEMTEKN, encoded by the coding sequence ATGGCTAACCAAAAACATTTAACCTTTGATGAACGGGTGACCATCTCTTCGCTTTTGGATAAAACCTACTCTTTTAAGGCAATCGCTAAAGAATTAGATAAGGATTGCACCACCATCTCCAAAGAGGTTCGCCGCCATATCATCTTCAAACGGATAGGCTGTCAAGGCAATGCTTACAATGCTTGCCGCCACCGCTATACTTGCGATCATAGGCTGCTCTGCACACCCTGTCATTATTCGCACCGGCCCAGCTTTTGCCGCCGCTGCAAATTATGCAATGCTATGTGCCCGTCTTTTGAGTGTCAACTCTGCCCACGACATGCCAAACCGCCTTATGTTTGCAACGGATGCGATAAGCTTAATAAGTGCACTTTGGAGAAACGCTTTTACCATGCTGCACCAGCCCATACCGAATATCAGGCAGTTCTTTCCGAAGCCAGACAGGGTATATCTCTCTCGGAAGATGAGGTAAAACACCTCGACTCCATCATTTCCCCTCTCATCAAAAAGGGGCAATCCCTGAATCATATCTGTGCCAACAATAAGGATTCCCTCATGGTTAGCAAAAGCACCCTCTATCGTCTAATTGACTTTAATATTTTCACCGCAAGAAACATCGATATGCCACGGAAAGTACGCTATGCTAAGCGCAAGATAAAAAGACAGCTCAAGGTCGACAAGGCTTGCCGAATCGGTAGAACCTACAATGACTTTCAGCATTTCCTCAACGAGAATCCCCACCTACCTCTTGTGGAAATGGACACCGTAGAAGGTCGTAAAGGGGGCAAGGTTCTTCTTACCCTTCATTTCGTGAAGGCAGAATTCATGCTTGCCTTTTTACGGCAAACCAACGATTCTCAATCCGTCATCACTATCCTGGAAGACCTTCAACTCAACCTTGGCCAAGACATCTTTATGAGGGTTATGCCGATTTTGCTGACGGACAATGGTTCTGAGTTCTCTAACCCAAATGCCTTGGAGTTTGACCAACAACAAAACCGCAGAACTCATCTGTTCTACTGCGATGCCTCTTCACCTGGGCAGAAAGGCTCTGCCGAGAGGAATCACGAGCTGATCCGCTATTTTATTCCTAAAGGCACCCGTATGGATGAGTTTACCCAGGTCGACATCAGCCGCATGATGGACAACATCAATTCCTACAGTCGGCAAAGCTTGGGGAATAAATGCCCTTATGACATGTTGGCTTTCCTCTATGGGGAAGATCTTCTTAAGGCATTGGGGTGTCACAAAATTCCGCCCAATGAGGTCATCATGAATTCCTCTCTTTTTAAGGAGACTGCCGTCCATTGTCTAGGCAATCCATGGGGTTATACCGATGAGTCAGGACGGGAGACCAGTTATCTTGATGCCTATCGGGCTATTGAAGAACAACGCAAAGAAATGACAGAAAAAAATTAA
- a CDS encoding cytochrome b/b6 domain-containing protein, whose protein sequence is MNNKKHHASQPQLRTPVLKELRKGKLIDALIMGFPVTVRIFHWGFAFSLTGIILTGLILHQPLPFLALPYGKVFVVHVSFGWLASAFFVFRLVDMVLRKDKTLLLSWQDIKTIPSVFAYYFYLRQSLPPHGQYNPGQKMIFSSWFLLFPFLVFISLASYWAGERLDWVIKLLGGLQVLRMVKYTGAVYLTSTILLHVYLSVTQDLCNLQSMVTGYEQKKP, encoded by the coding sequence TTGAATAATAAAAAACATCATGCCTCTCAACCTCAGCTTCGTACACCTGTCCTTAAAGAATTACGCAAAGGAAAGCTGATAGATGCTCTAATCATGGGGTTTCCAGTCACTGTACGGATTTTTCATTGGGGATTTGCCTTTTCCCTTACTGGAATTATTCTTACCGGCCTAATTCTTCATCAACCCTTGCCCTTTCTTGCTCTCCCCTACGGCAAGGTTTTTGTAGTGCACGTGAGCTTTGGCTGGCTGGCTTCAGCCTTCTTTGTCTTTCGTTTGGTGGACATGGTCCTGCGCAAGGATAAAACCCTACTTCTCTCTTGGCAGGATATTAAAACTATCCCTAGTGTTTTTGCCTATTATTTTTATCTTCGTCAGAGCCTTCCACCCCATGGACAGTATAATCCGGGACAAAAGATGATCTTTAGCAGCTGGTTTCTCCTTTTTCCTTTTCTAGTCTTCATCTCCCTGGCTTCCTACTGGGCAGGGGAACGTCTCGACTGGGTTATAAAGCTCTTAGGAGGACTTCAAGTCCTGCGGATGGTCAAATATACGGGGGCGGTCTACTTGACCTCCACCATTCTTCTCCACGTCTACCTCAGCGTCACGCAAGATCTATGCAATCTACAGTCCATGGTTACAGGTTATGAACAGAAAAAACCGTAG
- the murC gene encoding UDP-N-acetylmuramate--L-alanine ligase, whose translation MPLHIHFVGIKGTGMSALAQVTAQIEGAEITGSDVSERFFTDAVLERANISVLPFAAANVEKSDLVVASAAYNENHEEISRARELNIPVYSYAQFLGRLMSKKRGIAVSGTHGKTTTTAMIGLTLLQSGIDPTIVVGSDVPSIGGNAYSGQGDFFLAESCEYRRHFLNYSPEYLIITNIEFDHPDYFHNLDDVILAFSEIALKIPPQGKVFIWHEDPHRESIHSQAPIITFGFSEEADIYAKDIQFHDGGSSMKIMAHGAYLGDLHLHVSGRHNILNAMAAIALCLEIGIPPEQILKKLGLFNGTKRRFEHIGMNAGALIVDDYAHHPTEIRSTLEGARLSFPDRRIRAVFQPHTYSRTEKLLREFSESFQAADEVVIADIFASAREKNLNTVSASSLADLICQQGGNARYISSLDGIRDYLAQTLAPEDLVLTLGAGDIYKVGQSLVG comes from the coding sequence TTGCCGTTACATATTCATTTTGTTGGGATTAAAGGAACAGGCATGAGTGCCTTAGCACAAGTTACCGCTCAAATCGAAGGGGCAGAGATCACGGGTTCAGATGTCTCCGAACGCTTCTTCACGGATGCGGTCTTAGAGCGAGCCAATATTTCTGTCCTTCCCTTTGCTGCCGCCAATGTTGAAAAATCAGATTTGGTTGTGGCTTCAGCCGCCTATAATGAAAACCATGAAGAAATTTCCCGCGCTAGGGAATTGAATATCCCTGTTTACTCTTATGCTCAATTTCTGGGTAGACTCATGTCCAAAAAACGTGGCATAGCTGTCTCAGGAACTCATGGTAAGACTACAACCACTGCCATGATCGGACTGACTCTGCTTCAGTCCGGAATTGATCCCACTATCGTCGTGGGTAGCGATGTTCCCAGCATCGGTGGTAACGCTTATTCCGGTCAAGGGGATTTTTTCTTGGCTGAATCCTGTGAATATCGTCGCCATTTCCTTAATTATTCTCCAGAGTACTTAATAATCACCAATATCGAATTTGATCACCCTGATTATTTTCATAACTTAGATGATGTTATCTTGGCTTTTTCGGAAATCGCCCTGAAAATTCCGCCCCAAGGCAAAGTTTTTATTTGGCATGAGGATCCGCACCGGGAGTCCATTCACTCCCAGGCACCCATCATAACCTTTGGCTTCAGCGAGGAAGCGGATATCTACGCGAAGGATATCCAGTTCCATGATGGCGGAAGCTCCATGAAAATCATGGCTCATGGTGCCTACCTTGGGGATCTACACCTCCACGTGAGTGGTAGGCACAATATCTTGAACGCCATGGCTGCCATCGCACTCTGCCTCGAGATCGGAATTCCGCCGGAGCAGATATTAAAGAAGTTGGGCCTCTTTAATGGTACTAAGCGCCGCTTTGAGCATATCGGCATGAATGCGGGCGCTCTGATCGTCGATGATTATGCCCATCACCCCACTGAAATTCGCTCCACTTTGGAGGGTGCAAGACTCTCCTTCCCGGACCGTCGTATTCGAGCTGTGTTCCAGCCCCATACCTATAGTCGTACAGAAAAGCTCCTCCGGGAGTTCTCCGAATCCTTCCAGGCCGCTGATGAAGTAGTCATTGCGGACATCTTTGCCTCTGCGCGGGAAAAAAATCTCAACACTGTCTCTGCTTCCTCCCTAGCTGACTTGATTTGCCAGCAAGGAGGTAATGCCCGCTATATTAGCTCACTTGACGGCATCAGGGACTATCTTGCTCAGACCCTAGCTCCTGAGGATCTTGTCTTAACCTTAGGTGCCGGAGATATCTATAAGGTCGGGCAAAGCCTAGTGGGCTAA
- the nadE gene encoding NAD(+) synthase produces MWSPEELEARINQTVEWLRERVQEAHAQGLVIGVSGGVDSAVVAGLSKRAFPDNSVGVVLPAGSNSVDREDALLTTTTLSLPTMEVDLTHAHQDILASVKAALSVQGYTFEEKLSQGNLKARLRMAALYTVANALNYLVVGTDNAPESYTGYFTKYGDGGVDILPLASLTKAEVRAWAAQLGLPDKIVNRVPTAGLWEGQTDEQEMGVTYELIDRYLLGKEVPEAIQTKIEDMHHRSEHKRQVPPALALPKLTEL; encoded by the coding sequence ATGTGGAGTCCTGAAGAATTAGAAGCACGAATCAATCAGACTGTAGAGTGGCTACGGGAGCGTGTTCAAGAGGCTCATGCTCAAGGTCTGGTAATTGGTGTCTCTGGCGGGGTAGATTCGGCTGTGGTGGCCGGCTTAAGTAAGCGTGCCTTTCCAGACAACTCCGTTGGGGTAGTGTTACCTGCTGGGTCGAACTCTGTGGATCGGGAGGATGCCCTCCTGACAACGACGACCTTGTCCTTGCCGACCATGGAAGTGGATCTGACCCATGCTCACCAGGACATCCTAGCCTCAGTCAAAGCAGCACTGAGCGTACAAGGCTATACATTTGAGGAAAAATTAAGTCAGGGTAACTTAAAAGCGCGCTTGCGCATGGCTGCCTTATATACGGTAGCCAATGCCCTTAATTACCTTGTGGTCGGAACGGACAATGCCCCCGAGTCGTATACTGGGTATTTCACGAAATATGGTGATGGTGGGGTTGATATTCTCCCCCTAGCCTCCCTAACCAAAGCTGAAGTGAGAGCCTGGGCAGCTCAGCTAGGGCTACCGGATAAAATCGTCAATCGGGTTCCTACCGCTGGATTATGGGAGGGGCAAACCGATGAGCAAGAGATGGGAGTTACCTATGAACTCATCGATCGTTACCTCTTAGGGAAAGAGGTTCCCGAGGCTATCCAAACGAAGATTGAAGACATGCATCATCGAAGCGAACATAAGAGACAGGTGCCACCGGCTCTTGCCTTGCCTAAACTTACTGAGCTTTAG
- a CDS encoding argininosuccinate synthase → MKKVVLAYSGGLDTSIIIPWLKENYGYEVIAMAADLGQGEELEPLHEKAIKSGASKLYIENLQEEFVTDFIYPTLKAGAIYEGKYLLGTSFARPLIAQRLVEIAEKEGAVAIAHGATGKGNDQVRFELAVKALNPDLEIIAPWRIWDIKSREDAIDYAVERGIPVPVTKDRPYSMDRNVWHLSHEGGDLEDPWNEPKKDLYLLGVSPEDAPDQAEYVELDFEQGIPVSLNGEKLGPVQLLEALNAIGGKHGIGIVDMVENRLVGMKSRGVYETPGGAILYTAHQALEHLTLDRLTLHYKEQIALKYAELVYDGVWFSPLREALDAFVDVTQKNVTGTVRLKLYKGNCSLAGTKSPYSLYSEEFATFGRDGVYNQKDAEGFINLFGLPLKVRALMEKKSGLR, encoded by the coding sequence ATGAAAAAGGTAGTGCTCGCATATTCTGGGGGATTAGATACCTCGATTATTATCCCTTGGTTGAAAGAAAATTATGGTTATGAAGTAATTGCCATGGCGGCTGATCTCGGACAAGGTGAAGAACTGGAGCCCCTTCATGAAAAGGCCATTAAGAGTGGAGCCAGTAAATTATATATTGAGAATCTCCAAGAAGAGTTTGTTACTGATTTTATCTATCCGACCTTAAAGGCCGGAGCAATATATGAAGGAAAATATCTATTAGGTACCTCCTTTGCCCGCCCCTTAATCGCCCAACGCTTAGTGGAGATTGCGGAGAAAGAAGGGGCTGTGGCCATCGCTCATGGTGCCACAGGAAAAGGGAATGACCAAGTTCGCTTTGAACTAGCGGTCAAGGCCTTGAACCCTGATTTGGAAATCATTGCACCTTGGCGGATTTGGGATATTAAATCACGGGAAGATGCCATCGATTATGCGGTGGAGAGAGGGATTCCCGTGCCAGTAACTAAGGATCGCCCTTACAGCATGGACCGTAATGTTTGGCATCTCAGCCATGAAGGTGGCGATTTAGAAGATCCCTGGAATGAGCCCAAGAAGGATCTCTATCTTCTTGGAGTGTCACCCGAAGATGCACCGGATCAAGCGGAATATGTGGAGCTGGATTTTGAACAAGGTATCCCGGTCTCCCTAAACGGCGAGAAGCTAGGCCCTGTTCAGCTGTTGGAAGCCCTCAACGCAATCGGTGGCAAGCATGGCATAGGCATTGTTGATATGGTTGAAAACCGGCTGGTAGGCATGAAGTCCCGGGGTGTTTATGAGACCCCAGGTGGAGCCATCCTTTACACTGCGCATCAAGCTTTGGAGCACTTGACTCTGGATCGTTTAACCCTACATTATAAAGAACAAATTGCCCTGAAATATGCTGAACTCGTTTATGATGGCGTTTGGTTTTCTCCTTTGCGGGAAGCCTTGGATGCTTTTGTCGATGTCACTCAGAAAAATGTCACAGGCACTGTACGCCTGAAGCTGTACAAAGGAAACTGCAGCTTAGCCGGAACTAAGTCCCCTTATTCTCTCTATAGTGAGGAATTTGCCACCTTCGGAAGAGATGGCGTTTATAATCAAAAGGATGCTGAAGGCTTCATCAACCTTTTTGGCCTTCCTCTTAAAGTCAGAGCACTTATGGAGAAAAAGTCAGGGTTGAGATAA
- a CDS encoding nitrous oxide-stimulated promoter family protein produces MAQTTRAQREKRTVEVMIKLYCKDNHKIETGLCPECQELLEYSQKRAENCMFGEDKPVCGDCTVHCYKKDRREKIREVMRYAGPRMLLQHPIMAIQHLVDKKHKPQSKDEQISSLKSASKYNRER; encoded by the coding sequence ATAGCTCAGACCACCCGTGCACAACGTGAAAAAAGGACCGTTGAGGTCATGATTAAGCTCTACTGCAAAGATAACCATAAGATTGAGACTGGACTATGCCCTGAATGCCAGGAGCTCTTAGAGTATTCCCAGAAGCGAGCAGAGAACTGTATGTTTGGGGAAGACAAACCCGTATGCGGGGATTGCACCGTCCATTGTTATAAAAAGGATAGGCGTGAAAAGATTCGCGAAGTCATGCGTTACGCTGGCCCTCGGATGCTTCTCCAACATCCGATAATGGCAATCCAGCATCTAGTGGATAAGAAACACAAACCTCAGAGCAAAGATGAGCAAATCAGCTCTTTAAAGTCCGCTTCGAAATACAATAGGGAACGTTAA
- a CDS encoding 5' nucleotidase, NT5C type yields MRIGVDIDGVVSDSYRAWVRELNGHFGTNILELKNYDMHLDFGVSWEAMGKYFDDNVAHLFDIPHPVAGAKEGIDKLIREGHEVVYVTARSLEEEKYTVRWLEKYKIPYEHILFTSFQCKVEYALHWKLEIFLEDYLGNAQAISEAGIPVLLLDASYNKGELPSGITRCQDWHEIIKEIRERSSYPKSASI; encoded by the coding sequence TTGCGAATCGGAGTAGACATCGATGGTGTGGTTTCTGATAGTTATAGGGCTTGGGTCAGGGAACTGAACGGGCATTTTGGAACCAATATTCTAGAACTCAAGAATTACGATATGCATTTGGATTTTGGGGTATCTTGGGAAGCTATGGGCAAGTACTTCGATGATAATGTGGCTCATCTATTTGACATACCACACCCTGTGGCTGGTGCAAAGGAAGGCATTGACAAGCTCATCAGGGAAGGCCATGAGGTGGTCTATGTTACTGCACGCTCCTTGGAGGAAGAAAAGTATACAGTGCGTTGGCTGGAAAAATACAAAATTCCTTATGAGCACATTCTTTTCACCAGCTTCCAATGCAAAGTAGAATACGCTTTGCATTGGAAACTGGAGATTTTCTTGGAAGATTACCTTGGTAATGCCCAGGCAATTTCTGAAGCAGGGATTCCTGTGCTCCTTTTGGATGCCAGCTATAACAAAGGGGAATTACCCTCGGGAATCACTCGTTGCCAAGATTGGCATGAGATTATAAAAGAAATCAGAGAAAGGTCGTCCTATCCTAAATCCGCCTCAATATAA